Part of the Lolium rigidum isolate FL_2022 chromosome 6, APGP_CSIRO_Lrig_0.1, whole genome shotgun sequence genome, CTCTCCCGGAGCATCGGCGTGACGATGTGCCATGTATTGGTGGCGGCGTCGTACCACTCCGTGTTGTTTATGCGGCTGCCGTAGGAGGGGAGCGTGGGGTGTCTGGACCCACCCCCGGCGACGATGATCCCGCCGGCAGGCGCGGGTGCGCAGGCAAAGCTCCCGCGGGGGACGTGCATATTGGGGAGGCGCTCCCAGCGGTGGGGGGAGAGAGCGAGGTTGAGTCggtaggcggcggcggaggctgaaGGGTAACCGAGGGGATAACTCCGGGCGTCGAAGTGAGAGCCTCCGAGAACGTAGAGGTGGCTCCCGACGGCGAGCGCAGCGAAATTGGCGAGGGAGTATAGGTGCGGCGAGCAAGGGATCGGCGGGAGAGGCCGCCAGGCGGTGGGGGCGGTGGGGTCGAGCAGGATGGGAGAGGCGAGCGTTGGGTCGTCGGGGAAGAGGCATAGGAGGTGGCGGGAAGGgagacggaggcggcggcggagcaggagaagcGTCGGGGCGGAGAGGAGGAGCCGCCACGCGCGTGAGGTGGCGCGGAGGCGGGATTGGTCGGGGAACGTGAGCAGGCAAAGTATGACGGCCGCCACGTCGTCCGGGAGACCCGGGATTAGAGACGCCACCGCccccggccgcggccgcggcgcaAGGGATCTGGCGGGGCGGCCGCcgggggaggaggacgacgaggccatTCCGGCGAATGCCTCGTCAAAACTCACAGGGTCATCACCGGGGAAGAGAGAAATTAAACCGCACAAAAATGATGGGGGGAGAAATGGACCATGCCCCTCGTCACTTTACAGGGACCTGTTCACAAATCTAGAAAAACATACTCCCTCCCTCTATTAATTACTAATAAGTTTATCTAATGTGAATGTATCTAGTCACCAAAtagcgtctagatacattcaGATTTAAATAAATCTCAGACGTctatagacagaggtagtacttaTCATCTATTTTTATGTGAGACTCAATGGCATTTTACAGTATCTTGAGTTGACGCCTCTAAACATCGTTCGACGAAAACGCCGGATAACATACGAGAGGTTGAAAGGATAGAACGATAATCTAAAAAATGAATAGCGCatttttttacttttcttttcacatgttttatattgtGTGAATAACAAAGGCGAGTCTAACAACGAAGTGAAACAAGCTATATGATGCAACAAACACAAAAGCTATCACAAATGTAAATGCGTAAGTAAAAAAAACTTAGATAAAAATAACCGGAGCAAGCGGAGACAGATGTATACTGGTGTCCACTTCCTTCAAGGAGGCTAATcgtcgttggagaggtgcgggtaACCACAAAGGACCCCCGAACGCTACGAAAGATCGCCTACTTCTCCTTGAGCCTCCTCCATGAAGTAGGAGATCAATAACTAGTGGTAGGCCTTAAGGTGACCTTCAAACTCTCACAAACTTTCCGAAGAAAATCCACAACCTGGAAACGCCCAATTTCTTCTTGAGGAAATAAATCCAAATATATCTTCANNNNNNNNNNNNNNNNNNNNNNNNNNNNNNNNNNNNNNNNNNNNNNNNNNNNNNNNNNNNNNNNNNNNNNNNNNNNNNNNNNNNNNNNNNNNNNNNNNNNCCATCTCCCTTATATTCTTGATGGGTTCTCCCTGAAGACAAAACAAAGGATAGTTCGTAAAGAACATACTCGGAAAATATGAAGTGACCCGAGAGAAACAGCACGGATcaaagtacttactaacaaaacgtcgactctgcgactccaggcgACTGATGATCTCTGTTTCTCGAGCAGATTGTTGTTGTATATTTTCGCTTAGAGagttttccgcgtcatgaagtctttttcgaagatcttcgacagcggcagcatcggCTTCAGCTTTCTTACGGGCCTTTTCGCTCTGCTCCAACTTGGCAGCAAGAGCGTTAGCACGCTTATTGGCCTCCGCAAGTTCTCCTGGCAAGTAAGCGACAATTGAATATTATGAAAAAATTGTGGAGTACATGCAACAAAGAAGGCGGATGAAGATAGTACCTTCCAGCTTTTTGGTATGGTCACGATACCCgttaaattgggtaccgagacagaTAAATTCCATCATTAAAGGCTGAAGAGAGGACCAAAAAGAAAAAATAGTCAATATAGCCAGTCTAGATTCGACAAACATATCGCAAAGGCAAGATGAAAGTATCAAAAGGCTCGAAAcataaaaagaaaaggagagagaaAGAAGACCGAAACACTTACGTCATCtaatgaaggtgtcgaagagctaccagggaacatgataggttccttggatggttcgacccttgccctctttggcgaagaggcACGGGGCTCGCAGGCGGAGTCGAATgctcgacgttttgttgaggaggcgaagtttcctccCCATCATGAGGAGCTTCGGACACAACTAaattacgcgacgtactcgttcgacgccgtcaataggttgttcttcttcgtcatcactacaagaaaatggCGACGGTATAGAGGCAAAACATTAAAGAGCAAAGACGCAAGGAGTAcggagtaacttacgagctgacaagggcatcggtGTATGGATTGAAAACTGCCTTCCTATCTGAAGGACCAGTTTCTTCGGCAttagaggtgccggaatctttgacttcactccttttcctcttgttctttgggGAAGCAGGAGGAGGGGAGCGTGTTGAAGCAGTGGCTTCAGAATCagcagaagccgcggatttgtgagaacccgcaacttcactggcAGGACGCgaggtgccttggttgtcatcatcaacaacagcacggtcttcaacttctccaccttcaggaagaggaggaag contains:
- the LOC124663688 gene encoding F-box/kelch-repeat protein OR23-like, which translates into the protein MASSSSSPGGRPARSLAPRPRPGAVASLIPGLPDDVAAVILCLLTFPDQSRLRATSRAWRLLLSAPTLLLLRRRLRLPSRHLLCLFPDDPTLASPILLDPTAPTAWRPLPPIPCSPHLYSLANFAALAVGSHLYVLGGSHFDARSYPLGYPSASAAAYRLNLALSPHRWERLPNMHVPRGSFACAPAPAGGIIVAGGGSRHPTLPSYGSRINNTEWYDAATNTWHIVTPMLRERAGCVGFVARGGGDGDGREDELWVMGGYDGYTTVGGVVPNDLYCRDAVALGLWSGRWREIGDMWVEGERIRLGPMATISADDGRVTQVFMLDGHNIFRYHFASNRWLKEATLRRKIPNTELCGFVSLNGELNVIRSANVPIKISHPRRLLKKGRALEFQVYNPVSRKWRVFITQAPVSESFDCRSAALCTVEL